A window of the Cucurbita pepo subsp. pepo cultivar mu-cu-16 chromosome LG01, ASM280686v2, whole genome shotgun sequence genome harbors these coding sequences:
- the LOC111805762 gene encoding uncharacterized protein LOC111805762, producing MAMPSGNVGVPDKVSFQSGGGGGVAVSGGGGEIHQHHPRPWFPDERDGFISWLRSEFAAANAMIDALCHHLRAVGEPGEYDVVIGCIQQRRCNWTPVIHMQQYFSVADVSYSLQQVISRRQQRYIDPVKVGPKFYRRPGPGFKQQQQQQGHRIEATVKEEMVTCAESCNGGNSSSFVGSRKVEHVSNTCEDSKASGDDENLNDKDSGSAADRKDTHGKDQSNSKPKCAEHLEDNASNKESHVEPTDDGCSSSNRNKELQSVQSQNGKQYAATTPRTFVANEMLDGKMVNVMDGLKLFEDFLDDAEVSKLLSLVNDLRASGKRGQFQGQTYVVSKRPMKGHGREMIQLGFPIADHPHDDDNSSGLAKDRRIESIPSLLQDLIDRLVGEQMMSVKPDSCIIDFYNEGDHSQPHVWPPWFGRPVGVLLLTDCEMTFGRVIGTDHSGNYKGAMKLSLVPGTLLVVEGKSADFAKHAIXDSDAFR from the exons ATGGCTATGCCATCGGGAAATGTGGGCGTACCGGATAAAGTTTCGTTTCAGAgtggtggtggcggtggagTTGCGGTGAGTGGTGGCGGTGGCGAGATCCATCAACACCACCCCCGCCCCTGGTTTCCTGATGAGCGTGATGGGTTTATCTCATGGTTGCGAAGTGAATTTGCTGCTGCGAATGCAATGATTGATGCCCTTTGCCATCACTTGCGTGCTGTGGGAGAGCCTGGGGAGTATGATGTGGTTATTGGGTGTATACAGCAGCGGCGGTGTAATTGGACACCCGTGATTCATATGCAACAGTACTTTTCAGTGGCAGACGTGAGCTATTCCCTTCAGCAAGTCATTTCAAGGAGGCAACAGAGGTATATCGATCCCGTAAAAGTGGGGCCGAAGTTCTATAGGAGACCTGGGCCAGGGTttaagcagcagcagcagcagcagggCCATAGGATTGAAGCCACAGTCAAGGAAGAGATGGTCACTTGTGCAGAGTCATGTAATGGTGGGAATTCTTCAAGTTTTGTAGGCTCTAGGAAGGTGGAGCACGTAAGTAATACGTGCGAGGACAGTAAGGCATCGGGCGatgatgaaaatttgaacGACAAAGATTCAGGGTCAGCTGCGGACAGAAAAG ATACTCATGGGAAGGACCAAAGTAATAGCAAACCGAAGTGTGCAGAACATTTAGAAGATAATGCAAGTAATAAAGAATCTCACGTTGAACCTACTGACGATGGATGTTCTTCAAGTAATAGAA ATAAGGAGTTGCAATCTGTTCAAAGCCAGAACGGAAAGCAGTATGCTGCGACAACCCCGAGAACCTTTGTTGCCAATGAGATGCTTGATGGGAAGATG GTTAATGTGATGGATGGATTGAAATTGTTCGAAGATTTTTTGGACGATGCTGAGGTTTCAAAGCTTCTTTCGTTGGTGAACGATTTGAGAGCTTCTGGAAAGAGGGGGCAATTTCAAG GTCAGACATATGTGGTCTCAAAAAGACCCATGAAGGGACATGGGAGAGAGATGATCCAACTAGGCTTTCCCATTGCAGATCATCCTCATGATGATGACAACTCTTCAGGGCTCGCAAAAG ATAGAAGAATAGAATCCATCCCGTCGTTGCTTCAAGATCTCATCGATCGCTTGGTTGGAGAGCAAATGATGTCAGTGAAACCAGATTCCTGCATCATTGACTTTTATAACGAG GGTGATCATTCTCAGCCTCATGTCTGGCCACCATGGTTTGGAAGGCCCGTTGGTGTCCTCCTTCTGACTGACTGTGAAATGACCTTTGGTAGAGTAATTGGTACAGACCATTCTGGCAACTATAAAGGGGCTATGAAGCTGTCTCTTGTACCCGG AACCCTTCTTGTTGTGGAAGGAAAATCTGCAGATTTTGCTAAGCATGCAATTCNAGATAGTGATGCATTCAGATGA